The following coding sequences lie in one Leucobacter allii genomic window:
- a CDS encoding GntR family transcriptional regulator — MSDESKSERAYRLIRERIDSGQYVPGYRLVLAPIAAELGMSVVPVREAIRRLEAEQLVTFERNVGAQVALVQETEYLHTMQTLALVEGSATALAAPFVTAEQIARARDVNETMRRTLDDFDPQRFTALNLDFHSVLFETCPNPHILDLVHRGWNRMKLLRNSSFSFVPGRAQESVAEHERILQLVERGAPPLDVELAARAHRTATLDAVLAYAEEHKQPSAAH; from the coding sequence GTGTCCGACGAGTCCAAGTCCGAGCGGGCCTACCGCCTCATCCGCGAGCGCATCGACAGCGGGCAGTACGTGCCCGGCTACCGGCTCGTGCTCGCGCCGATCGCCGCGGAGCTCGGGATGTCGGTGGTCCCCGTGCGGGAGGCGATCCGGCGGCTCGAGGCGGAGCAGCTCGTCACCTTCGAGCGCAACGTCGGCGCGCAGGTGGCGCTCGTGCAGGAGACCGAGTACCTGCACACGATGCAGACGCTCGCGCTCGTGGAGGGATCCGCCACGGCGCTCGCCGCCCCGTTCGTCACCGCCGAGCAGATCGCGCGGGCGCGCGACGTGAACGAGACGATGCGCCGGACCCTCGACGACTTCGATCCGCAGCGCTTCACCGCGCTCAACCTCGACTTCCACAGCGTGCTCTTCGAGACCTGCCCCAATCCGCACATCCTCGACCTCGTGCACCGCGGCTGGAACCGCATGAAGCTGCTGCGCAACTCCTCCTTCAGCTTCGTGCCCGGCCGCGCGCAGGAATCCGTCGCGGAGCACGAGCGGATCCTGCAGCTCGTCGAGCGGGGCGCTCCCCCGCTCGACGTCGAGCTCGCGGCCCGGGCCCACCGCACCGCGACGCTCGACGCCGTCCTCGCCTACGCCGAGGAGCACAAGCAGCCGTCCGCGGCGCACTGA
- a CDS encoding aldehyde dehydrogenase gives MTHQKPAGLPDKIQLFIDGAFVDAQDGATFDVSEPVSNEVYITAAAAGRADVDLAVAAAKRAFDDGPWPQMLPRERSRILHRVADIVESRDEQLALIESWDSGLPITQAKGQARRAAENFRFFADLIVAEHDNVTKVPGRQINYVNRKPKGVAGLITPWNVPFMQESWKLAPALATGNTVVLKPASYTPLSAALWPEIFREAGVPDGVFNLILGSGGVAGDALVKHPDVPLISFTGDSSTGAMISTNAAPFLKGLSLELGGKSPSVVFADADLEEALDATVFSVFSLNGERCTAGSRVLVERSIYDDFVARYAERAKNIVIGLPSDPATEVGALVHPSHFEKVMSYVEIGKSEGRLVAGGGRPEGFPEGNYVAPTVFADVAPDARIFQEEIFGPVVAITPFDTDEEALALANDTKYGLAAYVWTSNLKRAHNFAHGIESGMVWLNSNNVRDLRTPFGGVKASGLGREGGYRSVDFYTTAQSIQITLNEAHSPRFGAGGK, from the coding sequence ATGACCCACCAGAAGCCCGCCGGGCTCCCCGACAAGATCCAGCTCTTCATCGACGGCGCGTTCGTCGACGCCCAGGACGGCGCGACGTTCGACGTCTCCGAGCCCGTGTCCAACGAGGTCTACATCACCGCGGCCGCCGCGGGCCGTGCCGACGTCGATCTCGCCGTCGCCGCCGCCAAGCGCGCGTTCGACGACGGCCCGTGGCCCCAGATGCTGCCCCGCGAGCGCTCGCGGATCCTCCACCGGGTCGCCGACATCGTCGAGTCGCGCGACGAGCAGCTGGCCCTCATCGAGAGCTGGGACTCCGGCCTCCCCATCACGCAGGCGAAGGGCCAGGCGCGCCGCGCCGCCGAGAACTTCCGCTTCTTCGCCGACCTCATCGTCGCCGAGCACGACAACGTCACGAAGGTGCCCGGCCGCCAGATCAACTACGTGAACCGCAAGCCGAAGGGCGTCGCCGGCCTCATCACGCCCTGGAACGTGCCCTTCATGCAGGAGTCGTGGAAGCTCGCCCCGGCCCTCGCGACCGGCAACACGGTCGTGCTGAAGCCCGCCAGCTACACCCCGCTCTCGGCGGCGCTGTGGCCCGAGATCTTCCGCGAGGCCGGCGTGCCCGACGGGGTCTTCAACCTCATTCTGGGCTCGGGCGGCGTCGCGGGCGATGCGCTCGTGAAGCACCCCGATGTGCCGCTCATCTCCTTCACCGGCGACAGCTCGACCGGCGCGATGATCTCGACCAACGCCGCGCCGTTCCTCAAGGGCCTCTCCCTCGAGCTCGGCGGCAAGAGCCCGTCCGTCGTCTTCGCCGACGCGGATCTCGAGGAGGCGCTCGACGCCACCGTGTTCAGCGTCTTCAGCCTGAACGGCGAGCGCTGCACCGCCGGCAGCCGCGTCCTCGTCGAGCGCTCCATCTACGACGACTTCGTCGCCCGCTACGCCGAGCGCGCGAAGAACATCGTGATCGGCCTGCCCTCCGACCCCGCGACCGAGGTCGGCGCGCTCGTGCACCCGAGCCACTTCGAGAAGGTCATGAGCTACGTCGAGATCGGCAAGTCCGAGGGGCGCCTCGTCGCCGGCGGCGGCCGCCCCGAGGGCTTCCCCGAGGGCAACTACGTCGCCCCGACCGTGTTCGCCGACGTCGCGCCCGATGCGCGCATCTTCCAGGAGGAGATCTTCGGCCCGGTCGTCGCCATCACTCCCTTCGACACGGACGAGGAGGCGCTCGCCCTCGCGAACGACACGAAGTACGGCCTCGCCGCGTACGTCTGGACCTCGAACCTCAAGCGCGCCCACAACTTCGCGCACGGCATCGAGTCGGGCATGGTGTGGCTGAACTCGAACAACGTCCGCGACCTGCGCACCCCCTTCGGCGGCGTGAAGGCCTCGGGCCTCGGCCGCGAGGGCGGGTACCGCTCGGTCGACTTCTACACCACGGCGCAGTCGATCCAGATCACCCTCAACGAGGCGCACTCCCCCCGCTTCGGCGCGGGCGGCAAGTGA
- the hpaD gene encoding 3,4-dihydroxyphenylacetate 2,3-dioxygenase codes for MAKLNEEDKQSAGFWVTQEAPIHSDNPIPTATSPAPDILRCAYMELIVTDLAASREFYVDVLGLYVTTEDDEAIYLRSTEEFIHHNLVLRKGPVAAVAAFSYRVRTPEDLDRAVTFYEELGCEVRRNPDGFVTGIGDSVRVVDPLGFPYEFFYQTEHTERMSWRYDLHIPGELVRLDHFNQITPDVPRAVGFMQNLGFRVTEDIQDNEGTVYAAWMRRKPTVHDTAMTGGDGPRMHHVCFATHEKHNILAICDKLGSLRRSDAIERGPGRHGVSNAFYLYLRDPDGHRVEVYTQDYYTGDPDNPVVTWDVHDNQRRDWWGNPVVPSWYTDGSLVLDLDGNPQPVVARTDDSEMAVTIGADGFSYTREGDEEKGFKLGNTL; via the coding sequence ATGGCGAAACTCAACGAAGAAGACAAGCAGTCCGCGGGGTTCTGGGTCACTCAGGAGGCCCCGATCCACTCGGACAATCCCATCCCGACGGCGACCTCGCCCGCGCCGGACATCCTGCGCTGCGCGTACATGGAGCTCATCGTCACCGACCTCGCCGCCTCGCGCGAGTTCTACGTCGACGTGCTCGGGCTCTACGTCACCACGGAGGACGACGAGGCGATCTACCTCCGCTCCACCGAGGAGTTCATCCACCACAACCTCGTGCTGCGCAAGGGCCCCGTCGCGGCGGTCGCGGCGTTCTCCTACCGCGTGCGCACGCCCGAGGACCTCGACCGGGCGGTAACCTTCTACGAGGAGCTCGGCTGCGAGGTGCGCCGCAACCCCGACGGATTCGTCACGGGCATCGGGGACTCGGTGCGCGTCGTCGATCCGCTCGGCTTCCCCTACGAGTTCTTCTACCAGACCGAGCACACCGAGCGGATGTCGTGGCGCTACGACCTGCACATCCCCGGCGAGCTCGTGCGCCTCGACCACTTCAACCAGATCACCCCCGACGTGCCGCGCGCCGTCGGCTTCATGCAGAACCTGGGCTTCCGCGTCACCGAGGACATCCAGGACAACGAGGGCACGGTCTACGCGGCGTGGATGCGGCGCAAGCCGACGGTGCACGACACCGCCATGACCGGCGGCGACGGACCGCGCATGCACCACGTGTGCTTCGCGACCCATGAGAAGCACAACATCCTCGCCATCTGCGACAAGCTCGGCTCGCTCCGGCGCTCCGATGCGATCGAGCGGGGGCCGGGCCGCCACGGCGTCTCGAACGCCTTCTACCTCTACCTGCGGGATCCGGACGGCCACCGCGTCGAGGTCTACACCCAGGACTACTACACGGGCGACCCCGACAACCCGGTCGTCACCTGGGACGTGCACGACAACCAGCGCCGCGACTGGTGGGGCAACCCGGTCGTGCCCTCGTGGTACACCGACGGCTCGCTCGTGCTCGACCTCGACGGCAACCCCCAGCCCGTCGTCGCGCGCACGGACGACTCCGAGATGGCCGTGACCATCGGCGCCGACGGCTTCTCCTACACCCGCGAGGGCGACGAGGAGAAGGGCTTCAAGCTCGGCAACACGCTGTAG
- a CDS encoding APC family permease: MSTPTAQDPAAQAAPHDPGLSRRTLGVPAITLMIIAASAPLTVVAGGVTTSFAVTESLGVPLGFLLIAVILTVFAVGYTAMGRFITNAGAFYAYIAQGIGRPLGVGASLVALVSYNAMQVGIYGLFGFQLSMFLEAKFGFASPWWAWILLCIVIVGVLGVNRVDLSAKVLGVLVGLEFLVVIVFDIISLTVAPEGVSTATLAPSALFGPALGLILVFGVAAFMGFEGAAIYGEEAKDPKRTVPRATYAAVAIIGVFYAFSAWAFSVGIGPSQIVPASQEFGPDLMFVFMTDRAGVLLADIMTLLFLTSLFASLQSFHNAVARYFYSLGREGVLPAWFARTSRAGAPWAGSVAQTVIALVVVLGFILAGEVFGGAAALGDSAFLYPVLTMFTWLTNTGAAGLVLLMAVIAVAVIGFFRRDRRGLGVWTTVIAPAVSGLALLWVFVMILQNFPLMLGQEQPDATTFVLPGMIIAAAVIGIVWALVLRSSRPETYRRIGHGTEPGAYGTVLVDVPGEA; this comes from the coding sequence ATGAGCACTCCCACCGCGCAGGATCCCGCCGCGCAGGCGGCACCGCACGATCCCGGCCTCAGCAGGCGCACGCTCGGCGTGCCCGCCATCACCCTCATGATCATCGCCGCCTCCGCGCCCCTCACGGTCGTGGCGGGCGGCGTCACCACGTCCTTCGCCGTGACGGAGTCCCTCGGGGTGCCGCTCGGCTTCCTCCTCATTGCCGTGATCCTCACCGTCTTCGCGGTCGGCTACACGGCGATGGGCCGCTTCATCACGAACGCCGGCGCGTTCTACGCGTACATCGCCCAGGGCATCGGCCGGCCGCTCGGCGTCGGGGCCTCCCTCGTCGCGCTCGTCTCCTACAACGCGATGCAGGTGGGCATCTACGGACTCTTCGGCTTCCAGCTCTCCATGTTCCTCGAGGCGAAGTTCGGCTTCGCATCGCCGTGGTGGGCGTGGATCCTGCTGTGCATCGTCATCGTCGGCGTTCTCGGCGTCAACCGCGTCGACCTCTCGGCGAAGGTGCTCGGCGTCCTCGTCGGGCTCGAGTTCCTCGTCGTGATCGTCTTCGACATCATCTCGCTCACGGTGGCGCCCGAGGGCGTCTCGACGGCGACCCTCGCCCCGTCCGCGCTCTTCGGCCCGGCGCTCGGCCTCATCCTCGTCTTCGGCGTCGCCGCCTTCATGGGCTTCGAGGGCGCCGCGATCTACGGCGAGGAGGCCAAGGATCCCAAGCGCACGGTGCCCCGGGCCACCTACGCGGCGGTCGCGATCATCGGCGTGTTCTACGCCTTCAGCGCCTGGGCCTTCTCCGTCGGCATCGGCCCCTCGCAGATCGTGCCAGCCTCCCAGGAGTTCGGCCCCGATCTCATGTTCGTGTTCATGACGGACCGGGCCGGCGTGCTGCTCGCCGACATCATGACCCTGCTCTTCCTCACGAGCCTCTTCGCCTCGCTGCAGTCCTTCCACAACGCCGTCGCCCGCTACTTCTACTCGCTCGGCCGTGAGGGCGTGCTGCCCGCCTGGTTCGCGCGCACGAGCCGCGCAGGCGCGCCGTGGGCGGGCTCCGTCGCGCAGACCGTGATCGCGCTCGTCGTGGTGCTCGGCTTCATCCTCGCCGGCGAGGTCTTCGGCGGGGCGGCCGCCCTCGGCGACTCGGCATTCCTCTACCCCGTGCTCACGATGTTCACCTGGCTCACGAACACCGGCGCGGCGGGGCTCGTGCTCCTCATGGCGGTGATCGCGGTCGCGGTGATCGGCTTCTTCCGCCGGGACCGACGCGGACTCGGCGTCTGGACCACGGTGATCGCGCCCGCGGTGTCGGGACTCGCGCTGCTCTGGGTGTTCGTGATGATCCTGCAGAACTTCCCGCTCATGCTCGGCCAGGAGCAGCCGGATGCGACGACCTTCGTGCTCCCCGGCATGATCATCGCCGCCGCGGTGATCGGGATCGTGTGGGCGCTCGTGCTCCGCTCCTCCCGGCCGGAGACGTACCGCCGGATCGGACACGGCACCGAGCCCGGCGCCTACGGCACGGTACTCGTCGACGTGCCGGGCGAAGCGTAA